The Synechococcus sp. CC9605 sequence TTGCGCCTGTGTTCTTTTGGAGGCATTGGCTGGCGGATGTTGATGGGGCTTTGATGAGGGCTCACTGACCCGTCAGCACGTCATTGTTTTTCGCTTGCCAAACTGACCTCGAAAGAAAGGAGCCCTTGCTTGAGAGAAAAGGGGCTCTTTTTTTGGGCGAACGAAACCCCACCGGCAAGTGGGCCGAGCGATTGTGGTTCCGCTGCTCCGGATCAACTGCAAATCAACTGGAGCTTTTCTGTCGTAACCCTGCTTCGACAGGGCGTGACGCATCACCTGACACCTATTGAGAGAGGGATGTCCTGAATCGATGAAACAGAGATGCACAGCTGCTGCACGCATTTACCTTCCGGTTTCAATCTGATACTCATCTTCGGCATGTACTTCATCGAACGCCGAGGGGCCGACCGTCAATGGATCAGGGAACTGAACTTCAAAAATGAATTCAAGGCAGTGATCGGTGCTCGACGCAAGGCAATTTCAACCTTGGTTACCTATCGGGTCGTCCATGCGCTCTGGCCTAACCAAGTGGTCTGCTACGTGGATGGACCCGAGCTGGCCAAAGAGGTGGAAACAAAGGGGTGACCGCTCTGCAAAGCACACCCACCTAGAACCGAACTCATCTCGATGAGCTCAGGCTGAGGTGATGGGGCAAATTGATCCGATTTGCAGGATCGGCACACCGAGCTGAGTGAGGTGAGGCCTTCATCCGAACGACTGGTGACGCTTTGCCTCTCTTCTTTCTCTCACCACCGCAGGTTTCAACGGGCAAGCCAATGCACGAAACGGTATGTGTTGTCCATCAAGAATGAGTTCGCCGAGTGATTGAGCGTGGTGAAGGTGAATCTCCATCAGATCTCCTACCAACATCCTTGGTGTAACCAGACCTCATTGCAGGTCCAGTGTCATCTGCTGCTATTTCGCCTTTGCATCGCGACTTGCCTCATCGACAGCAGAGAACTGAGTGTTTCAACCCAACCCACCAAGCAGGTCTAAATGGATACGTCACCTCCCGGAGTTCTTGAGCCATCACAGGTGTACGACACCCCAACCTCCGTGGAATTCTTGATGGCTGCTTTGGTTCTGTCCTCGACCGCCTCAGTTATTGCAACTGTCTTTCGCGGCAGTTACTGATCACGGTGTGAAGGCCCCCTTTTTGTTGCATGTCTGGAGTCTGTGATGGATGGGCTTAACCATGGCTTCTCTGTATGCACAATTTATGGCGCCATCCTTAAAAACCATGTCAGGAACTGGGATGAATCGACGACATCCGGGAAATCGACGAGGATCTTGATCTGTTGTGTTGCAGGCGGCCAAGCAGGCCCAGTCCGCAGCTTGATCAGCCCTTGAGCAGCTCCCGCAGAAGTGCGCGGTGAATGTTTTCGGCTTCGATGCTCTCCCGCATTTCTTTGGGGAGGCGGGCCTCCAGGATGTCCTGTTTTTTCATCTCTGTGGCATAGCGGCTGCTGAACGCGCTGAAGCGAATGAGATAGGGCGTCGCCGTCTCTGGGTTGAAGGCAATCACCTCCAGGGCATGTTTGAAGTGGAGGTAGGACACGGTCCACTCCACCAGCTCGTCAAAACTCAGCAGGCCAAGCGGATTGTCAGGGAGTGTCATCGCTGCATCGCCCATGGCTTCAACCAAAACCCTCGGCCTTGGCCTGGGCCGTCAGGTCCTTCAACCGGCCGTTGAGCAGAACATCGCGTTCACGGTCTGCCCCCACATGGGGGGCGATCTCCACCCCAGCGCTCCGCATGGCCTGCATCGCTACTGCTTCCTGGGCTGAGCCCGTTTCACTGCCGAGGTACCGCTCCACGGCGGCAGCCCCTGGGGCGTCCGCGGCGAAGTACACCGTTCCAGGGCCTCGCCGCTCGATGGTTTGCTGCCGCTGCCGCCGGCGCTGCTGCACGCTTGCCCAGAGCCGTCCTTGATTGGCGGTCATGAAGGAGTTCAGATCGGCGGCGTCGGTGTCTTCAGCCAGGGCCATGCTGGTGCCGTCGATGAAATCACTGAGCAGGGTGACAACGGCCATCAGGTCTTTGGTGATTGCGGGGGTGTTGATTTGGAAAGTGTTGATTGGGAGGGATTTGATTGAAACGAGCTCTGGATCCGGCTGGTCTCGAACCAGCGGGTGATGGCTGATTCCCGGGCGTCGTCGCACAGATCCTGCTGGATCACCTCGAACCCGTGGCGGCGTGCCAGGGCCAAGAGTTGATCGTCATTACGGCATTGGGCCGCATCACGCCGCAAGCCCTGGTGGTGCTCCACAGCCCGCAGAAAATCCCGAAGAGCTTCACGACTCATCGCCTCGACCAGCCCAATTCGGCCCGTTGTTCAACGTAGGTGGCCACCGCCATGATCTCCTCATCACTCAGTGTGTCGGCATAGCTGGGCATGGCATTCAGCCCATCCTCGATCTCGTGCTCCAAGGCCTCCAGCGGGGAACTGGAATAGGCCTCCACATGGGCGTTCAAGTCGCTGATCTTTAGCGTTCGGTTGGCGCGGATTACATTGCCGCCCCCCATGTGACAGGCCGCACAGTTGCTGTTGAAAATCTGCTCACCTCGCTCCAAGGCGGAGCTTTTGAGAGCGTCAATTGCCATCGCTGGAGCAGACAGCAGACATGTCGCGCCAACGATCAACAGCATTGTCAGCATCAGGCCTGATACGCGTGCCATCGCACCCACTTCAATGCCCCAAGTTATCTATCGTTCACGGCAAAAAAAAGAACCCCGGGCTGTGGTTGATACACAGCCCGGGGTGTTCAGTTCAGTTTGAGAGTCTTGGAGATTTCCTCAGAAATCCAGGAATCACTCAACGATCACTTTGCCGACCATGCCAGCACCGCGGTGGGGCTCGCAGTAGTAGTCGTAGGTGCCAGCGGTGGCGAAGGTTTCCTCCCAGGATTCGCCGGGGTTGAAGGCGAGATCAGAGTGGCTGTACTCGTCGTGGCCTTCGAAAACAGCGTTGTGAGGAGCCAGTTTGTTGTTGACGAACTTGACGGTGTCTCCGGCCTTGATGTTCACGGTGGCGGGCTCGAAAGCCAGCATGCCGCCGTCGGTGCCGAGCTTCACTTCAACAGTGGCGGCTTGAGCGCTGCCGACGTTAAGGCCGATCAGCATCAGGAAGGCGCAGCAGGCGGCTGCAATGGTGCGGATGACGGAGCGCATGAAAGTGCTAGGTCGATGCATTGACCTTACGCGCGGGTCTGGGGGTTCCGCGATTGGGCAGGCCGGAATCGCTAAGAACTGTTGCCAAGTCAGGGGCATGGCTGCTGCCACCGAAACGTTGCGGCTGCGTCACCGGGTCATGGATGAAGTGGCGCTGTCGAATGCTGAATCGGTCCCAGGCGTTCACTTCGATCGGCAGAACGCGGATCAGGGTCTCGATCAGCCATGGCCAGAGCGGAATGCCGGGCGTTCGGGCCACACCACGCCAGCGGCAGAGGGTTTTCACGGTGTCGTTCACCGAGATGGCCGGTTGGCCCATCACCACTCGGCGAAGGGCGCCTTGCCCGGGCTCACGGTTCGGTTCATGGGGGCGTGTGGCCAACAAACCGCAGAGGCGGGCGATGTCTTCCGCATGGATGAAGTGGAAGCTCGCATCCACCCGAAGCCAACGGGCCAGCCAGAGCCATTTGCTGGCTTCAGCCAAACCTTCGGTGAGATAGCTGGTGGGGAAAGGGCTGGTGCCATCGACCCTTCCGCCGAACACCAGGGTTGGAAACACCGCGACGATTTTGCTGGCAAGGGGATGCTGCTCCAGATCCCTGAGGCAGCGAGCCTTGGTTTGGATGTATTCCGTGCCGTAGGCCAGAGCTTCAGGCAAGGGGCGCAGGTGCCGATCGAGCACGCTTGCCGTTGAGAAATAAATGATCTGCTCCAACTTGCTGGGATCCAGAAGCGCCAGCATCCGCTTCACCGCAACCACATTCACCTGTTCGGCCCGCTCGGGATCACCCCAGGCCGTGGCGGTGTGAATCACCCGGTTCACCGAGGCCAGCTCATGGGCAAAACGGTCGGTGTCCCGAAGGTCACCCACCAAAAGACGGATGCGGGGATGGTTTGCTGGAACAGCGGTGAGTTTGGCTTGGTCTCTCAGCCAGAGCAGCAACTCCGCATCGGAGTGGTCCAGCAACCAGCGGGAGATGTACTGACCGACGCATCCGCTTGCGCCGGTCAACAGGATGCGGGTCAAACGACAGCCCCGAGACGGTCCATCACGCTCTTGCCGGCCCGGAAGAAGGCTTCGCCGTTCTCTTCCGGTGTACCCGGCAGGATTCCATGGCCGAGGTTGAGGATGTGCTTCCGGCCGCGGGCCTTGCGCACGCAGTCATCGATGCGGGCCTCAATCGCTTCCGGGGTGCCGAACAGCAGGCCGGGGTCCACATTGCCCTGAACACCAATGTGCTCCGGCAGACGTGCCAGGGCCTCGGCCATGTCCACGGTCCAATCCAGCGAGACGATGTCAACACCGGTGTTGGCCATCCGCTCGATCACGCCGGCGCTGCCGGAGATGTAGAGGATGAAGGGAGTGTCGGGGTGCGTCTTCTTGACCAGATCCACCACCTTCTTCTGATAGGGCGCAGCGAAGGTGTCGTAGTCCGCTGGGCTCAGCTGGCCAGCCCAGGAATCAAACATCTGCACCACCTGGGCACCGGAATCAATCTGATAGCGCAGGTAGTTGGCGATCGACTCGGCGAAGTGGTCGAGCAGCTTGTGCAGGATCTCGGGTTCGCGGAAGACCATGGCCTTGATCACAGCGTAGTTCTTGCTGCTCTTGCCCTCCACCACGTAGGCGGCCAGGGTCCAAGGGGCACCAACGAAGCCGAGAACGGCTGCTTCGTTGCCAACACTCTGGCGGAGACGACCCAGCACTTCACCCACAAAGGGCATCGACTCGGAGGGGTTCAGCGGGCGCAAAGCATCCACCTGGGCCATGCTCCGGATTGGATCGCCGATCTGGGGGCCTTTGCTCTCGATGATGTCGAAATCGATTCCCATCCCCGGCAGGGGCGTGAGGATGTCGGAGAACAGGATCACTCCATCGGGCTTGAAAGCGTGAAACGGCTGCATCGAGATCTCATAGGAGAGATCGGGGTTCTCGGAACGCTCACGGAAGCTCGGGTACTTGTCCCGCAGGTCCCGGTAGATCTTCATATAGCGACCGGCCTGGCGCATCATCCACACCGGAGGACGCTCCACCGATTCACCGCGCGCAGCACGCAGGAGCAGGGGTAAAGAGTCGCTCATCAAGCCCGGTCAGGTCAATCGGAAACTTACCCGAACCCAAGCCTCAGCTAGAGCTTTACCCCCTCTTTGTCATCACGTTCGTCACACGATGTTGTCCGGCTCGCTGCTGTTCAGGCTGCGTTTCGGGTCGTGCTTAAACACCATCAGGCTCAGCGGTGGCAGGCAGAGATCCAGGGAGTTTTCGTAACCGTGGATGCCCCACTCGTCCGTAGGTTTGCCACCCATGTTGCCGAGGTTGCTTCCCCCGTATTTGGCTGCATCGGAGTTGAAGATCTCCTCGTAGAAGCCGGAGAGCGGAACGCCCACGCGGTAGTGGGAGTGACTTTGGGGCGTGAAGTTTGCCACCACTACCAGCCAGGTGCCGCTGGCACTCTCCCGACGCATGAAGCTGATCACGGAGTGGCGGTTGTCGTTGCAATCGATCCACTGGAAGCCGAACTGGTCGAAGTCGTCCCGCCAGAGGGCCGGTTCTGCCTTGTAGAGAACGTTGAGGTCATCCACCAACCGCTGGATGCCCTTGTGGGGCTCGTAGTTGAGCAGATCCCACTGGAGATCGCCCCACACATTCCATTCAGCCCGCTGGCCGAATTCCATCCCCATGAAGATCGTCTTCTTGCCGGGGTGGGTCCACATGTAGGAGAGCAACGCCCGGGTGTTGGCGTACTTCTGCCAATCATCTCCCGGCATCTTGTGCATGAGATGGCTCTTCCCGTGCACCACTTCATCGTGGCTCAGGGCCAGCATGAAGTTCTCGGTGTAGGTGTACCAGATCGAGAAGGTGATGTTGTTCTGGTGGAACTGGCGGAACCACGGGTCAAGCTCGAAGTAATCGAGCATGTCGTGCATCCAACCCATGTTCCATTTGAGGTTGAAACCGAGACCGCCGCTGTCCGTGGGCTGCGTCACCATCGGCCAGGTTGTTGATTCCTCCGCGATGGAGAGGGCGCCCGGGAAGTGCTGGAACAGCACGTGGTTGGCCTGCTGGAGGAAACGCACCGCCTCGGTGTTCTCCCGGCCGCCGCTTTCATTGGGGAGCCATTCCCCATCGGGGCGCAGGTAGTCGCGATAGAGCATCGAGGCCACAGCATCCACGCGAATGCCATCGATGTGGAACTGCTCAAACCAGAAGATGAGGTTGGCAACAAGGAAGTTGCGCACCTCGTTGCGGCTGTAATTAAAGATCAGCGTTCCCCATTCCTTGTGTTCCCCGATCCGGGGATCACTGTGTTCGTAGAGGTGTGCGCCATCAAAGAAAGCCAATCCATGGGCGTCCTTCGGGAAATGACCGGGAACCCAGTCGATGATCACGCCGATGCCTTCAGCATGGCAGCGGTCCACGAACGCTCTGAATTCATCGGGTGTTCCGTAGCGGCTGGTCGGGGCATACCAACCCGTCACCTGATATCCCCAGGAACCATCGAAGGGGTGCTCCGTGATCGGCATCACCTCGATGTGGGTGAATCCCCTGTCCTTCACATAAGGAATCAGTCGATCAGCGAGCTCGGCGTAGGTGAGCAACCGTGCCCCGGGCTTCATGTCCGCCGCAGGGACAGGAGGGCGTGGGGTTCCATCGGGTTGGATCCAGGGCTCGTCCGCTGAGGCGTGAATCCAGCTGCCCAGGTGCATTTCATACACCGAGATGGGCTGATCGAGCGCATTGCTGCTGTCGCGCTTCTGCATCCAGGTCTGATCGGACCATTGGAATCCGTTCAGACGTGCCACGACGGAACTGTTGTCGGGGCGAACCTCGTGCTGGAAGCCGTAAGGATCAGCCTTCTGGTAGCAGTGACCGTCCTGGGTGCGAATTTCGTATTTGTAGAGATGTCCCTCCTCGAGTCCGGGGACAAACAGTTCCCAGATGCCTCCGACACGCTGCTGCATGGGGTGGTGACGGCCATCCCATGAGTTCAGATCACCAATGACCGAGACGGAGAGAGCGTTGGGAGCCCAGAGGCAGAACATCACACCGGTGATCCCGTCACGCTCGGTGAGGTGGGCACCCATCTTTTGCCAGATGTGGTGATGATTGCCTTCGGCGAACAGGTGGCGATCCATTTCGCCCATCCACTCACCACGGAAGGCCCAAGGGTCGTGCTGTTCATGCACGATTCCGCCACGCTCAACCTTGACCCGGTAGTGACACCCGGGGTCTTGACTGACCTGGGCCTCAAACACCCATGGGTGGTTCGGCGTGGTCATGGCGATCTCTTCGCCAGCCTGCAGCAGGGAGACCGATTGAGCTTCCGGCATCCACATCCGCACGGTCCATCCTTGATCCGAGGCTTGAGGACCAAGCACCGCAAACGGGTGGTCATGGCGACAACTCGCCAACCGTTCGCCGTCCTGCACCAACCAGTCGAGGACTGCGGCGACACCCATGGGAGACCTGAGAATTGGGCGAGATGTTAAGCCTGATTTACGAAACAGATCCGCTGTTGCTCAGACGAAGTCTCGGGAAATGTCGACGTTGGTGATCCGACCGCGTTCGTCGAAGATCACGAACAGGTTGGTTGTGGCCTTGCCGAAGCTGACAGCCACCAGCACGAGCTGTTGTTCGCCCCCCTGATGGGCGATCACGGCGTCTTTGACCTTGCGGAAACCCCCCGAGGTCCGGCTGAGCTTGGTCCATTTGCGTTCCAGGTCTCCGGGGGCCAGATCTTCCTGCAATTGCAGAGACATCTTGGATCGAGCTGCAACCCAGCGCCCTGCTGCCAGATCGCGGGCGAATTCGACGGCCGTTGTCTCGATCGGCTTTATCTGGTCAGTCCACTTCCAGGCCAGCAGCTTGCCGTCTTCATCCAGCACCATCAGCATGCCTTCGTCACCGGATGCCGTGGTCACGACAGCATCAATGGTTGTCGTGTTGTATCCAGGAATCACGCTGATAACCCGTGTCGCCTCGATGGCCATGCGTTGGTCCAGGCGTTCCTGGACGGTCTTCACATCAACACTGGCCTGAACCGGGGTGGCAAGAGCGTCATGCATGACGTCTCCCTGGCGGTTTTTGAGGGCGTCCAGAAGCAGTTCAGCCGCCGCTGTCGCTTGGGCCGGGCTGAGTTCAGTTCTGGAGAGGTTCTCTGCTGCTGCGGGATTGACCACCCCCATGGGGGCTGACAGAGCAAGGGCCAGCAGGGCAGCGGAGAGCGTCAAGGCACAACCATCAGTCGAGCAGCAGTCTGCCGGAGTCAAAGGGGTTCAGCTGCAGCTTGGAGTCAGCAAGTTCCAGTGTCAGCGTCACCACACGATGCTCTGGGCTTGGTGCGCCGCAGGGCACGGCTTCGTGGCCAGGGTTGACGGCGATGGCAGGCCAAGCTGCTGCGGCAATCGAGAGCCTCAGCCGATCGCCGGAAGCAAGGGTCGCCTGCAGTGGTTGGAGGGTCACGCTGCGCCTGGCTGGCTGCAAGGCCTCCTCTCCTCGAACGCGCACCACTCCCGTGCTGAGTTGTTCAACGCTGTTGGCGTCTGCAGGCAGGCGGGACAGGCTGATGCAGAGATCAAAGCCGGGTTGGTCCGCTTCGGCGTTCAGCAGGAGTGACGGCTGACCCGACAGCAGAAGCTCCTCAACCAGGGGATCAGAGGTGAATGTCGCGACGTCGCTGCGTTGATCCACCGCCAAGCGATCCGCGGGGCCAGGGGTTGTCCCCAAGTGTCCACCGATGGCAGGGACCGGTCGCCAGGGGTCATGAACGATGACCACGCTGCCTTCCCCTTCCCCATTCGCAACGAGTCCACCGTCGCTTGGATCGATGCAGGCCAGTCCATGGCTGTGCAGTCCCCATGACGCCGGCCCGCTGGTGCCGGGTGCGGGGATTGCCTCCCACTGATGCTGGGTGATGTTCCAGAGCTGGTGACTGGGCTTCGGCTTCTGCGGGGGGCGATCCTGCAGATGCTGTTGGAAGAACTGCAGCATCAGCTGCTGGGTTTCAGGCCACCACTGCAGATGGGAGGCCGGCCCGATGTGCAGGCAAGGCTGCCCCCCGGCGGCCTGGCTGCGATGCCAGAGGTCCAAAAGGCCCACCAGATGCGGATCCCACCATCCACCGATTAACAGCATCGGCCGTTGAAGCCAGCTCGCCGGTGAGCGATGAACCGTCCACTGCTGATCATTGCGGGGGTCGCTTTGCAACCATCTCCAAGCCATGCCATCGGGGTCATGACTCTCCAGCAGGGTTGGTCCGTCCCGCAAATAGTGGTTGTCTTCAAGGCTTCGGCGGATCTCCAGCCAGGCCGCCGCGTCTTCGCGTCGCTGGGCCTGAAGAGCGGCGAGCTGCAGCCCCCATCCCAGCCCCAGATGCCACCAGTGGGCACCGCCTTCACAACTCCAGTGACGGCGTTCGTCCAGGCCGGTCATGGCTGGGGCGGTGCAATCCGGTGGTGGCGCGGATTCCGTTGCCGTGAGCTGGGTTAGCCCCTGATAGGAAAACCCGTAGGCCCCCAGGCGTCCATTGCATTCCGGCAACTGGCGCACCCAGGCGTGGGTGGCGCTGGTGTCGGCTGCTTCCTGACCAAACCCTCCGAAGCTGCCTCCTGACTCCCCCTGGCCTCTCACGTCCTGAATGACCACCAGGAATCCATGGGAAGCCCACCAGCGGGGATGGGCGTAGGTGACGGTTGAGGCGATGCGGTTCCCGTAGGGCTGCCGCATCAGCAGGGCGGGCCAGGGGCCTTCACCACTTGGGTGCCACAGACGTGACCGCAGAACAACTCCATCGGCAAGCGTCAGCTCTGCAGAGCGGCTGGAAACGACGCCTTTCTCAGCGCACATTGGGGCAATGCATCCCCACGACGTAGGTCACAAGGATCTCCGCATCCTGAAAGGTCAGGTTCTGGCTCTCTGCAACCTTGCGTGTCGCTTTTTTGGAGTAAGCGGATTTGCCGTCGGCATTCATCTGCCGGAATGAACGACACATCGCCTTTGCTTTTTCAGGGTTGCGTTTGACGCTGTTGAGCAAGTCCGAATCTGCGGCACCGACGGGTGAAGTTGGTCCAGTGAGGACCAGAGCGACCAGAGCCGTGCGTAGGAGGTTCAAGCCCATAAACCACTCATACGCAGAATTGGACTTCAAGTCAGGGCTGCTGGGGTCAGTTCGACAGTTGCCTCGCCCGTCGGATCCAATCGCCAGCAACCCGTAGATCAACAACGGCAGGCCGTTTGGTTCCAAGGCTGCGTTCCAGCCTCCCGGTCTGGCGCACGAGACGATCGGGGGTGCATGCCGCCAGAGCGGTGGGCGTGGCAATGCCCGCATGCATCAGCAGCGCGGCGTCCTGGGGAGGCAGATTCAAACTGCAAACCAAGTCGGCCAACCCCCTCAGCCGTTTCAGGTTTCGGGCTGAAGCCTGGCCACTGCGAGCAAGCTGGCTCAGCTCCAAATCCGTCAGATCGCGGATGAGGGACCAGCGGTTGATGCCGGCTCGATCAAGCTCCTGTTTTTCTCTGCGGAACGACTGGGGGAGTTCCACAATCGCGTCGTTGAAGCCCGGCATCAACGCAAGTTCTTGCTCACCTCGCCCAGAATGACGGGGCGGCCTAGGCCATCGCCTGCCTTCTGGATTCCGCGCAGCCGCACCAGCACAGTGTTGCTGGAACGACCGGAGCCGCGCAGGTTGCCCTCCAACTGCTCCAGGGTGGCCTGAACGGTGTCTGGAGCCAGATCGGCGGGAACCTGCGCCACCACAAGGTCATTGCCGTTGTCGAATACGATCGGTGCCCGAACAGCACCTTCCACCACCACCGGTGGGGTGTAGCTCACGCCGAATGCCCAGCAGCTCACCGCGAGCAGCAGGGTGAAGCTGCTGACACCAACCAGTCGAAAACGGATCCCCCAATTGGTTAGGAAGGCAATGGCTGTCAGCGCTCCAAGCCCAAGCCCAGACCAACCCAGCCAGGGAGCGGCAGTAAGCAGCAGCTGATCGAAGGCCATGGGGTCTGGTGGACTGAAAACAGTCTCCTTATATTGCGCGAGATTCTGGAGTGGCCGCCGCGTCTGATGGGGAAAACGCGGCGCAGGGTCTGGTTGGTATCAACCGGTTTGGTTCTGATCGGGTCTGGAACAGCGGGCTTCATCGCCCTAGACCGTGCTGCCGAACGCATCCTGAGCCGTGTGCGCCCCGGATTGGAGCGCACGCTTTCAGGCCCTCTGGGCCACGACGTGGACATTGGTCCCTATGAGGGTCTTCGCCCCCTGGGCTTGGGGATTGCCATTGGGCCGACTCGGATCTTGCCGTCGGCGGCGGATCGCTCTGAGCTGAGTCTTGCGGGGCTGGAGGTGAGCCTTGCTCCGCTGGCGAGTCTTCGGCGTCTGCAGCCGGTTCTGCAGATCACGGTGCACAAGCTGCGCGGCCAGTTGCAGGCTAATGAGACTGGTAGCTATTGGACCTTCGGACCACTAAGTGGCGACGGCCCCCTGCCGCGGCTTGGAGTGCAATACCGGTTGGCCGACCCTGCGCTGATTCGTTTCGGCCCTCAGCAGCAGACCCTTGAACTCCGCAGCCGGGGCGCAGTTCGGCTCGGGGAGGCCTTTTTCAGCACCGCATCGGAACTTCGCTGGGTTGAGCGTGAAGGGGCCCTGCGGTTGGACGGTCAAGGGCATTGGGATCGCCGCAGCTTCAGGCTTCGAACGCGGCTGGATCGGCTCAAGCTGAAACCATTGGCGGCCGTCATCGCCCCTGCTCAGGATCTGGACGCCTCAGGGACGTTGGCGGGAGATGTTCAGATCGGCTGGGCCGATGGCGCGTTGAACTGCCGAGGTGGGCTCAGCCTCAAGCGTCTCAAGCTTGCTGCGCTGAACAGCAATCGCCTCAGCTTCGCCTGCAAGGGCGATCAACTGATACTGGAGCCCGCAACACTGGGGTTCGGAGCTTTTAAGGCTCGGGCCTCAGGTTCTGTCGCCCTCAACAAGCGCTTTGATCTCCGTGCTGAGGTGCACAGCTCAGACCTCAGCTCTGCAAGCAAGGATCGGTTGAAGATCAGGATCCAGGGCCCCTGGGCGGAGCCCCGGTGGAGTGTTGATGGTGAGATCAAGTTGCCTGAGGCCATGGGGCTCAACACAGCCCTGACGCTGGAGGGAGCCTGGCGCACCCCCTGGTTGCAAGACCAGCAACCCTCTGTTGCCTTGGACACCCTGCGCCTCAGTGCCCCGGGACTGCGCTTCGGGCTGGCCGGGACGATTGGATCCCAACTGGATCTGCGCAGCACGGAGCTGCAGATCGCCCCCCGCTTCTGGTCTGCGGTTCCGTCTCTGCAGGCCGGACTGGGCCAAACCGCTCCGATCCTTGGAGCCGTCAACGTCACTGGTGCGTTGGCCTCACCTGAGCTGAGCCTGAAGCTTGGCCAGGCAGCCAATCCGCTGCTGGATCAATGGTCGTTTCTGAGCCGATGGTCCACAGAGGATTCCGCGCTGGTGCTGGATCGCTTCACCAGTCCTGTGTTGCGGGCGGAAGCGCGCCTGCCTTTGCAGCTGGCGCAGGGGCGGCTGCAAGTTGGTGAACTTCAGAGCGGCTTTGAACTCAAACCCCTCAACCTGAGCCGTTTCACCCCCTTGATCGGGATGCCGTTGGGGGGGCAAGTCTCGGCGCGGGGGCGCGTGAACGGTCCGCTGTCGGCGCTGCAGCCCGACATCAGCCTGATGCTGGATCAACCCCGCTTCGGAGCGTTGCAGGTTCCCGAGCGCTGGACGGGACGTCTCAACGGTGAACTGGACCGTGGTGCTCGCCTGGCGATGGCGGCCCAGCAGCCCGCCGTGCCCGGCATGCTCGAGGCCGTTCTCAATGCAGATGCCTGGCCCCAGACCGTTCGCTTGGACCGTGGTGAGGGGCAGTTGCGCTTGGACGGACTGGCGCCCGGTGGGGATCAACGTCGCTACCGGTGGCGTGCGGCAGATCTCAACATCGATGGCCTTCGTATGATCACTCAGCCGGCTAACCAGCCCAAAGCGGTGGCGGGCCAGCTGACGGGTGCAGGTCGCCTGGCCATGGGCCCCCTTGCGATCCGTGGGTCTGCCTCCATTGCTGAACCCTCGCTGG is a genomic window containing:
- the petE gene encoding plastocyanin, producing the protein MRSVIRTIAAACCAFLMLIGLNVGSAQAATVEVKLGTDGGMLAFEPATVNIKAGDTVKFVNNKLAPHNAVFEGHDEYSHSDLAFNPGESWEETFATAGTYDYYCEPHRGAGMVGKVIVE
- a CDS encoding NAD-dependent epimerase/dehydratase family protein is translated as MTRILLTGASGCVGQYISRWLLDHSDAELLLWLRDQAKLTAVPANHPRIRLLVGDLRDTDRFAHELASVNRVIHTATAWGDPERAEQVNVVAVKRMLALLDPSKLEQIIYFSTASVLDRHLRPLPEALAYGTEYIQTKARCLRDLEQHPLASKIVAVFPTLVFGGRVDGTSPFPTSYLTEGLAEASKWLWLARWLRVDASFHFIHAEDIARLCGLLATRPHEPNREPGQGALRRVVMGQPAISVNDTVKTLCRWRGVARTPGIPLWPWLIETLIRVLPIEVNAWDRFSIRQRHFIHDPVTQPQRFGGSSHAPDLATVLSDSGLPNRGTPRPARKVNAST
- the hemE gene encoding uroporphyrinogen decarboxylase; amino-acid sequence: MSDSLPLLLRAARGESVERPPVWMMRQAGRYMKIYRDLRDKYPSFRERSENPDLSYEISMQPFHAFKPDGVILFSDILTPLPGMGIDFDIIESKGPQIGDPIRSMAQVDALRPLNPSESMPFVGEVLGRLRQSVGNEAAVLGFVGAPWTLAAYVVEGKSSKNYAVIKAMVFREPEILHKLLDHFAESIANYLRYQIDSGAQVVQMFDSWAGQLSPADYDTFAAPYQKKVVDLVKKTHPDTPFILYISGSAGVIERMANTGVDIVSLDWTVDMAEALARLPEHIGVQGNVDPGLLFGTPEAIEARIDDCVRKARGRKHILNLGHGILPGTPEENGEAFFRAGKSVMDRLGAVV
- the glgB gene encoding 1,4-alpha-glucan branching protein GlgB; its protein translation is MGVAAVLDWLVQDGERLASCRHDHPFAVLGPQASDQGWTVRMWMPEAQSVSLLQAGEEIAMTTPNHPWVFEAQVSQDPGCHYRVKVERGGIVHEQHDPWAFRGEWMGEMDRHLFAEGNHHHIWQKMGAHLTERDGITGVMFCLWAPNALSVSVIGDLNSWDGRHHPMQQRVGGIWELFVPGLEEGHLYKYEIRTQDGHCYQKADPYGFQHEVRPDNSSVVARLNGFQWSDQTWMQKRDSSNALDQPISVYEMHLGSWIHASADEPWIQPDGTPRPPVPAADMKPGARLLTYAELADRLIPYVKDRGFTHIEVMPITEHPFDGSWGYQVTGWYAPTSRYGTPDEFRAFVDRCHAEGIGVIIDWVPGHFPKDAHGLAFFDGAHLYEHSDPRIGEHKEWGTLIFNYSRNEVRNFLVANLIFWFEQFHIDGIRVDAVASMLYRDYLRPDGEWLPNESGGRENTEAVRFLQQANHVLFQHFPGALSIAEESTTWPMVTQPTDSGGLGFNLKWNMGWMHDMLDYFELDPWFRQFHQNNITFSIWYTYTENFMLALSHDEVVHGKSHLMHKMPGDDWQKYANTRALLSYMWTHPGKKTIFMGMEFGQRAEWNVWGDLQWDLLNYEPHKGIQRLVDDLNVLYKAEPALWRDDFDQFGFQWIDCNDNRHSVISFMRRESASGTWLVVVANFTPQSHSHYRVGVPLSGFYEEIFNSDAAKYGGSNLGNMGGKPTDEWGIHGYENSLDLCLPPLSLMVFKHDPKRSLNSSEPDNIV
- a CDS encoding c-type cytochrome, which produces MARVSGLMLTMLLIVGATCLLSAPAMAIDALKSSALERGEQIFNSNCAACHMGGGNVIRANRTLKISDLNAHVEAYSSSPLEALEHEIEDGLNAMPSYADTLSDEEIMAVATYVEQRAELGWSRR
- a CDS encoding DUF3887 domain-containing protein encodes the protein MTLSAALLALALSAPMGVVNPAAAENLSRTELSPAQATAAAELLLDALKNRQGDVMHDALATPVQASVDVKTVQERLDQRMAIEATRVISVIPGYNTTTIDAVVTTASGDEGMLMVLDEDGKLLAWKWTDQIKPIETTAVEFARDLAAGRWVAARSKMSLQLQEDLAPGDLERKWTKLSRTSGGFRKVKDAVIAHQGGEQQLVLVAVSFGKATTNLFVIFDERGRITNVDISRDFV
- a CDS encoding Nif11-like leader peptide family natural product precursor, which encodes MSREALRDFLRAVEHHQGLRRDAAQCRNDDQLLALARRHGFEVIQQDLCDDARESAITRWFETSRIQSSFQSNPSQSTLSKSTPPQSPKT